The genomic region TCTTATTTGTAAGCAACATCTTTCTATCATTTTTTATTGGAAACCTTATTCTTCAGAAAGGTGTTAAAAATTTAAATAAGTATGGCTGGAAAGTAGTTGCACTTCTTATCGGCCTTGTGATCACATCTATATTATTTGCAATTCCGTTTATTGGCTGGCTTGCGCAGTTTGTAGCAATACTGTTTGGCTTTGGCGGACTTGTTATGATAATAAAAGACTGGATTGTTTCCTTCAGGAAAGCCAGAATCACCTGAATTAACTGATATCGGTATCAGAAAAGAAATCGTAGTGTATTAAAAAATCAGCCCTGCTTAAACAGGGCTGATTTAATATCTATTTAAAGTATATAAAATTTATTATTCAGTTGTTATAGCTTCTGAAGGACAGCTTTCTACGGCTTCCTGTATGCATTCCTCATCGTATTCGTCGTGGTCTGTTTTGACAACCTCTGCGATATCCTTATCTTCGTTCATCTT from Actinomycetota bacterium harbors:
- a CDS encoding ferredoxin, whose protein sequence is MEVRIDEDLCTGCGLCEETCPDIFKMNEDKDIAEVVKTDHDEYDEECIQEAVESCPSEAITTE